From the genome of Phycicoccus duodecadis:
ACATGCCGCGAGCCTGGCCCGGCCCGGCCCACCGGTCGAGGTGCGGCCTGCGATCTGTGGACGACCGAGGGCCCCGGACGAGCCTGTGGACGAGCGTCGCAGGGGCCACCTGTTCGCGGACATGGGACGGCCCCGGTCGGGGGGACAACCGGGGCCGTCGGCGAGCCGAGCTCCGGGGGGGAGAAGCCGGTCCGCCATCCGCTCAACCCCGAAGGGGAGCGAGTGGGTCAATCGTGTCCCATACATGCCAGTGAGCGCAAGCCCGGGCCATCCGCCGTCGAGAGTGCTATCAGCGGACCCTCAGGGCGGCGGAATTCGTCGTCCGAGGGCATCGTCACGGATCACCCTCGCGATCTCCCACCGACCGCCCGGCCCCCACCGTTGCGGGCCGACACGCGAGGGGGCCCCCACCGCGGGGTGGGGGCCCCGTCCTGCCGCGGGTCTCCGGGCGACCAGGCGTGCAACCGTGCCGTCGCCGCGGGTCGAGCCCGTGACGACCGGTCCATCAGTGGACTGCCCGCGCGTGGGTGTCCCGTCGTCCCTGCGGTGGTTCGTGTGGGCGCCGAAGCCCTCGTCCCTCCGTTGTACTCCTGCCCGGCCCTCTCGGCAACGGGTCCGGGAGGTCCCGTCAGGTGAGACGGCCCGCGAGCACGGCGTCGGCCACGCGCTCCCCTTCGGTGGCGGCGACCTCGACGGCCGTGCAGCAGTGGGCGAGCCACAGGCCCACCCCCGCCACGTCGCCGCGCCCGTAGGCAGCGAGCGCGCCGACGTAGGGCGCCACGCCGCCGGCGCCGTGCCCCTTCTCGAGGACCGCCACCCCGGTCGGGTCGAGCCCGGCCGCCTGCACCAGCGCGCGCTCCAGCGCCCGGGCGACGACGGCGTTGCCGCGCACGAACGGCCGGACGGTGACGATCTCGGCGTGCACGACGGCCGCCGCGACGACCACCGGCAGCCGGGGCGCGGCGAGCAGGACCTGCACCACCGCCCGCAGCCGTTCGGACGCCTCGGCGGCGGGGGCCGGCTCGCCCAGCTCACCGAGCTCGGCACACTCCTCCCCCGCCCGGCGCGGGCGGCCCAGGGCCTCGTCGGCGACGAGCCCGGCGGCCGCGACGGTGTGCAGCCGCGCGAGCGCCTGGAGCGGAGCCCGCAGCACGATGCCCAGCACGTGCTCGCTCTCGGCGGTGGCGGCGGCGGCGCCCCGCACCACCTGCTCGACCGGGTCGGGATGCCGCGACCAGGTCGCCGCCCCGCGCATCACGTCGCGCACGACGTCGACCGGGAGGTTCGCCCCCTCGAGCTCGGCGCTGGCCGTGGCCCCCCGCACCCGCGACTCGGCCGCGGCCTCGGCGGTGCGCCGGCGCAGGGCGTTGTGCCAGCGCAGCCGGGTGCACGCGGCCCGCGCGGCCTCGACCCGCTCGGGGACGCCGGGGAGCTCGGCGAGCCGGGCCACGGCCGCGACCGCAGGGGACTCGGCGGCGGGCTCGGAGGGCATCCGGGCAGCCTAGCCAGCGCGCGGGGGGAGGCCGCCCTCGGGCACGCGGATGCCGGCCAGCTGCCGGGAGCGTGCGACCAGCCGCCCGGTCGAGTCCCACACGTCGGCGTCCTCGACGTAGACC
Proteins encoded in this window:
- a CDS encoding Fic family protein; amino-acid sequence: MPSEPAAESPAVAAVARLAELPGVPERVEAARAACTRLRWHNALRRRTAEAAAESRVRGATASAELEGANLPVDVVRDVMRGAATWSRHPDPVEQVVRGAAAATAESEHVLGIVLRAPLQALARLHTVAAAGLVADEALGRPRRAGEECAELGELGEPAPAAEASERLRAVVQVLLAAPRLPVVVAAAVVHAEIVTVRPFVRGNAVVARALERALVQAAGLDPTGVAVLEKGHGAGGVAPYVGALAAYGRGDVAGVGLWLAHCCTAVEVAATEGERVADAVLAGRLT